A single Anopheles funestus chromosome 2RL, idAnoFuneDA-416_04, whole genome shotgun sequence DNA region contains:
- the LOC125761496 gene encoding E3 ubiquitin-protein ligase MIB2 yields the protein MLAPGIRVARGPDWIWHEQDDGEGHVGTLCEIGRFGSTHSPDKTVVVNWDSGHRTNYRVGYHKQYDLIVIDNAQIGVKHPNVLCDGCSKAGITGIRFRCAECPYYDLCATCYGNDLHDLEHPFIRFQTANSLGILLPPRKGSTKIQLKGIFAGARVTRGPDWEWNNQDGGPGKSGRVLEIRGWDNESCRSVASVAWASGSTNVYRLGHKGNVDLRYVQPSIGGFYYKDHMPVLGQPEEQQPVSPPVRSNFSVGDRVQVAISEERLKTLQQGHGGWNPRMAEYLSKVGIVHRITDKGDIRVQYEGCTNRWTFHPAALVKIFSFNVGDIVTFIADAAKMQQLQKGHGEWIETMHNVLGKLGKVLKIYSDGDLRVQQMDEDMAWTVNPMCVKLSTAAHAAATERSNSMRDLSNQRINVHHMAPLAGLGGPTAPDRLVREAALGNLEFVQTFLNINPEAVDCVSGGKTCLQVAAHQGHVELVKYLLMAGANVNVTDKEGDSTLHYAAFGNQPEIMRVLLQHNASIDELNSAHCSALHISAHKKPPHCVKVLLEFGANVNVQDAYGDTALHDAIGKENIEVVEMLCGCPTLDLTIRNHRGFNVLHHASLKGNVHATRHIIRLARQLMNVRKDDGFSALHLAALNGHTRIIEVLVQEGQADINIRNNRSQTPFLLAVSQGHTASIEKLVDLRCDVRARDEDGDNAMHLCIIKKANLVQDVSPTDAPKIHDIYQSLAGIVIEHRLMYALLCFLASEGCPLDVNHKGARVLDWIGSPQIKEIIVEYERTRLAREAAAAAAPNGPIISASLQANPSSVTSSRNLPNPEEDTPPHQQLVSNLEAMNIAGSAVESTAGGRVEKLADAAGSASLTLENGLAGVSGLQNPASSIPSNPPTPARRNRGHGVRDASTAGALVTPPAVLGAGIHSDETEANLLHPLATATSSSSTSTVYTSPSTVMPVDSPARYTSPNRALSPAIGDSLPAAPTPPPHGSTSPSLSSGPSVGPSSKHISRRQFVMDKNTAPPMPTPPAATISNLPAATSCSASPTSATTIVPPVPPPLPIAAPHLQQVLPPTEAPRECIVCNETLQLIVFDPCHHQIACEECGLRMKKCLTCGMHIDRRTTAAGWPLHGPKDGRHPSADRLRYLESKIIEIEETHCCSICMERRRNIAFLCGHGSCSKCGETLKICHMCRKPITKKINLY from the exons ATGACGGCGAAGGACACGTCGGGACACTTTGTGAAATAGGACGCTTCGGATCAACCCACTCGCCGGACAAGACGGTTGTTGTGAACTGGGATTCGGGCCACCGGACAAACTACCGCGTCGGCTACCACAAGCAGTACGATCTGATCGTGATCGACAATGCACAAATAGGCGTGAAACATCCTAACGTGCTTTGCGACGGTTGCAGCAAGGCGGGCATCACTGGTATACGGTTCAGATGTGCTGAATGTCCGTACTACGATCTGTGCGCTACTTGCTACGGTAATGACTTGCATGATCTAGAGCATCCCTTCATCCGATTCCAGACTGCCAACTCTCTCGG CATCCTTCTGCCACCTAGGAAAGGTTCTACCAAAATACAGTTAAAGGGCATCTTCGCCGGTGCAAGAGTAACTCGTGGTCCTGACTGGGAATGGAATAATCAAGACGGTGGTCCGGGCAAATCTGGACGTGTTTTGGAAATTCGTGGCTGGGATAACGAATCCTGCCGTAGTGTGGCGAGTGTAGCCTGGGCTTCCGGCTCAACCAACGTTTACCGGCTCGGGCATAAAGGAAACGTAGATCTGCGTTACGTGCAGCCGTCTATCGGTGGATTTTACTACAAAGATCACATGCCAGTATTAG GACAACCAGAAGAACAGCAGCCGGTTTCGCCACCGGTGCGTTCGAACTTTTCCGTCGGCGACCGTGTTCAAGTAGCTATCTCAGAGGAGCGCCTAAAGACGCTACAACAGGGTCATGGCGGATGGAATCCGCGCATGGCCGAATATCTGTCAAAAGTTGGCATTGTGCATAGGATCACGGACAAAGGTGACATTCGTGTGCAGTACGAGGGCTGTACTAACCGGTGGACCTTTCACCCTGCGGCATTAGTAAAGATTTTTAGTTTCAACGTCGGTGATATAGTTACCTTCATTGCGGATGCTGCCAAAATGCAACAACTCCAAAAAGGCCATGGCGAGTGGATCGAAACGATGCACAACGTTTTGGGCAAATTGGGGAAGGTTCTCAAAATCTACAGTGATGGTGACTTGCGTGTGCAGCAAATGGACGAAGATATGGCGTGGACTGTGAACCCAATGTGCGTAAAGTTGTCGACTGCGGCGCATGCTGCCGCGACTGAGCGCTCTAACAGTATGCGAGATTTAAGCAATCAGCGTATCAACGTACACCATATGGCGCCATTGGCCGGGTTGGGTGGTCCTACGGCCCCCGATCGATTGGTACGCGAAGCTGCCCTGGGAAACCTTGAATTCGTCCAAACCTTCCTTAA catTAATCCGGAAGCAGTGGACTGCGTAAGTGGAGGAAAAACCTGCCTGCAAGTTGCCGCCCATCAGGGACACGTGGAGCTGGTGAAGTATTTACTGATGGCGGGTGCCAATGTAAACGTTACGGACAAGGAAGGCGATTCGACGTTGCACTATGCGGCGTTCGGCAACCAACCGGAAATCATGCGTGTCCTACTACAGCATAATGCCAGCATCGATGAACTAAATTCAGCACACTGCTCGGCACTGCACATCTCCGCACATAAAAAACCACCGCACTGTGTAAAGGTATTGCTAGAATTCGGTGCGAACGTAAACGTGCAGGACGCGTACGGTGATACGGCACTGCACGATGCGATCGGCAAAGAAAACATCGAAGTTGTGGAGATGCTTTGTGGGTGTCCCACGCTTGATCTTACTATCCGTAACCACCGTGGGTTCAATGTGTTGCATCACGCATCCCTCAAAGGTAATGTGCACGCGACACGACATATCATTCGGCTGGCACGTCAACTGATGAATGTTCGCAAGGATGATGGGTTTTCCGCGCTACATCTTGCAGCCCTCAACGGTCACACGCGTATCATCGAGGTGCTGGTGCAGGAGGGTCAAGCAGATATCAACATCCGGAACAACCGCAGCCAAACGCCATTTCTGCTGGCGGTCTCCCAAGGCCATACGGCTTCCATTGAAAAGCTGGTTGATCTTAGATGTGATGTACGAGCGCGCGACGAAGATGGTGACAATGCAATGCATCTGTGCATCATCAAGAAAGCGAACCTTGTACAAGACGTCTCACCGACGGATGCACCAAAAATCCACGACATTTACCAATCATTGGCTGGCATTGTTATTGAACATCGGCTTATGTATGCGTTGTTATGCTTTCTCGCTAGCGAAGGTTGTCCGCTCGATGTCAATCACAAGGGTGCTCGCGTACTTGACTGGATCGGGAGTCCACAGATCAAGGAGATAATCGTCGAATACGAGCGTACGCGGTTAGCTAGggaagctgctgctgccgccgcgCCGAATGGTCCCATCATCTCGGCCAGTCTCCAGGCAAACCCTTCCAGTGTAACATCCTCCCGCAACCTCCCCAACCCCGAAGAGGACACACCGCCACATCAGCAGTTAGTGTCCAACTTGGAAGCGATGAACATCGCAGGATCCGCAGTTGAGTCAACAGCTGGCGGGAGAGTAGAAAAGCTAGCGGACGCTGCCGGCAGTGCATCGCTTACGCTCGAGAACGGACTAGCGGGTGTTAGTGGACTGCAGAATCCTGCATCGTCCATTCCAAGCAATCCTCCAACTCCGGCACGACGAAATAGGGGGCATGGGGTTCGGGATGCGAGTACCGCTGGTGCACTTGTCACACCACCCGCCGTTCTCGGTGCAGGCATTCATAGCGATGAAACCGAAGCAAACTTGCTTCACCCGTTGGCTACGGCAACCTCCTCATCATCAACTTCCACCGTCTATACCAGTCCTAGTACTGTCATGCCGGTGGATAGTCCCGCTCGGTACACGTCGCCTAACCGAGCCTTATCGCCTGCAATAGGCGACTCCCTGCCAGCAGCACCTACGCCTCCCCCGCACGGATCAACCTCGCCGTCTTTGAGTTCTGGACCTAGCGTCGGTCCCTCGTCGAAGCATATCAGCCGGCGGCAATTCGTGATGGACAAGAACACCGCGCCTCCTATGCcaacaccaccagcagcaacaatttCCAATCTTCCTGCTGCTACCTCATGCTCAGCTAGTCCTACGTCAGCAACAACAATTGTACCACCGGTACCACCACCGCTCCCTATTGCCGCACCCCACCTTCAACAAGTGCTGCCTCCGACTGAAGCACCACGCGAATGTATCGTGTGCAACGAAACGCTACAGCTGATCGTATTCGATCCCTGCCATCACCAGATCGCGTGTGAGGAGTGCGGTTTGCGTATGAAAAAGTGTCTCACCTGTGGGATGCACATCGATCGTCGCACGACCGCTGCCGGATGGCCGTTACATGGTCCAAAGGATGGCCGGCATCCGTCGGCCGACCGGTTGCGGTACCTCGAGAGCAAAATCATCGAGATCGAGGAAACGCATTGCTGTAGTATCTGCATGGAACGTCGTCGAAATATAGCATTCTTGTGCGGGCATGGTTCCTGTTCAAAATGTGGCGAAACTCTCAAGATATGCCACATGTGCCGGAAGCCGATTACGAAAAAGATCAATCTTTATTAG